In one window of Thalassotalea agarivorans DNA:
- a CDS encoding efflux RND transporter permease subunit, translated as MSQNEAPLRGIIPWFANNSVAANLLMVFIIVVGLFSYQNINKKMFPEFNPNSIQVRVAHLGASPEEVEESVVLKVEEAIEDINGIKRVTSSAFEGVGVVNIELQSGYSLSEKLDEVQMQVNAITTFPEQTEKPLVTKQEFMSQVMWLSVSGTMDRRARQNMAQQIRDEIMLLPSVNSARVVGKRAYEISIEITEEKLQKYGLTFDQVTQAVRASSIDLPGGTIKTEGGDILLRTDGQAYTGEEFGRIVLKTSMDGTRLLLRDVANIVDGFVESDDFAEFDGLPSTSIMVQSTGDQDDLAIAKEVRQFVERKNTQLPDGAKVTVWGDTSFYLSERLDMMISNMFLGALLVFLVLTLFLRLRIAFWVMLGIPISFLGAFILMPLFGDWAVSINLLSLFAFIMVLGIVVDDAIVIGESAYSEIQRYGHSTDNVIRGTMRVAMPATFGVLTTIAAFAPLLFIDATFAAFFRAIALVVTFCLIFSLVESKWILPAHIAHMKYVPLTKENANAFERFQMSFKKGLDNFIHNVYKPFLRTALVARYNTLAIFFAILLLSIGLIAASFVKVEVFPNVPSDFIQGQVVMVDGSSPTARNRAIEAVNDAAQRIAEQNQHNGQSFIKHSLIFTEGNTSATFLLELVKSEDRVLDAYEIEKLWRDEIGEIPGTREIRFFAGTNVGGGAALEFQLNGKNDDELEAAAADIESQLSSYDGVYDIRNSFSRGNQEIKLNIKPEAEVLGLTLSSLARQVRQAFYGDEAQRIQRGRDELKVMVRYPKDRRLSVTDLEDMWIRTPTGDLVPFYQVADIEIGQGYSTIRRVNQKRSITISADIDSEKVESRIVIGEMNGRYIPEILSNYPSVSYGVEGASKEQADFLRQLGFAALGALFLIYGLIAIPTKSYAQPLVIMSVIPFGIIGAIIGHFIMGKTVNMMSLYGFIALTGVVVNDSLILVDFINKAKDSGQRMIDVVCEAGTMRFRAILLTSLTTFFGILPLYFETSLQAQFIIPMAISLGFGIMFATVITLFLIPSLYMIKEDIANLFRRRKQNKNTQYDQDLIA; from the coding sequence ATGAGTCAAAATGAAGCGCCTTTAAGGGGCATAATTCCTTGGTTTGCCAATAATAGTGTGGCTGCCAACTTATTGATGGTGTTTATTATTGTTGTCGGTTTGTTTTCCTATCAAAACATCAATAAGAAAATGTTTCCTGAATTTAACCCAAACAGCATTCAGGTGCGTGTTGCTCATTTAGGCGCATCACCAGAAGAAGTTGAAGAATCTGTAGTACTCAAAGTTGAAGAAGCTATAGAGGATATTAACGGCATAAAGCGTGTGACTTCGTCGGCATTTGAAGGGGTTGGTGTGGTTAATATCGAACTTCAATCGGGTTACTCGCTATCTGAGAAACTTGATGAAGTACAAATGCAAGTTAACGCGATAACCACGTTCCCAGAGCAAACAGAAAAGCCTTTAGTAACAAAACAAGAGTTTATGAGCCAAGTCATGTGGCTTTCTGTAAGTGGCACCATGGATCGTCGAGCGCGACAAAATATGGCGCAACAAATTCGCGACGAAATTATGTTGCTGCCGAGTGTTAACAGTGCGCGTGTTGTCGGTAAGCGTGCTTATGAAATCAGCATAGAAATTACTGAAGAAAAACTGCAGAAATATGGCTTAACCTTTGACCAAGTAACCCAAGCGGTTCGCGCTTCATCAATTGATTTACCCGGTGGCACAATCAAAACCGAAGGTGGCGATATATTATTGCGCACCGATGGCCAAGCCTACACCGGAGAAGAATTTGGTCGTATTGTACTAAAAACATCGATGGACGGCACAAGGTTGCTATTGCGCGATGTTGCTAATATTGTCGACGGTTTTGTAGAAAGCGATGATTTTGCTGAGTTTGATGGCCTTCCTTCTACCAGTATTATGGTGCAATCAACGGGCGATCAGGATGATTTGGCCATTGCAAAGGAAGTGCGTCAATTTGTAGAAAGAAAAAATACGCAGCTGCCAGATGGGGCAAAAGTTACGGTATGGGGAGATACCTCTTTTTACTTGTCTGAGCGCTTAGACATGATGATTTCGAACATGTTTTTGGGTGCCTTGTTAGTATTTTTGGTATTGACCTTATTCTTAAGACTACGCATAGCGTTTTGGGTCATGCTAGGTATTCCTATTAGCTTTTTAGGTGCCTTTATATTAATGCCACTGTTTGGTGATTGGGCGGTCTCGATAAACTTATTAAGCCTGTTCGCCTTTATCATGGTTCTGGGGATTGTCGTTGACGATGCCATCGTCATTGGTGAAAGCGCCTATTCTGAAATACAACGTTATGGGCACTCAACAGATAATGTCATTCGAGGGACAATGCGGGTTGCAATGCCGGCAACCTTTGGCGTTTTAACTACTATTGCCGCCTTTGCGCCTTTACTGTTTATCGATGCTACCTTTGCCGCTTTCTTTAGAGCAATCGCGTTAGTCGTGACCTTTTGTTTGATTTTCTCTTTAGTAGAGTCGAAATGGATATTACCTGCTCATATTGCTCATATGAAGTATGTACCGTTAACTAAAGAAAATGCGAATGCCTTTGAGCGTTTTCAAATGTCGTTTAAGAAAGGGTTAGACAACTTTATCCATAATGTTTACAAGCCGTTTTTGCGCACTGCACTAGTGGCAAGATACAACACTTTGGCTATCTTCTTTGCGATTCTGTTGCTATCAATCGGCTTGATTGCCGCGTCATTTGTGAAAGTAGAAGTGTTTCCAAATGTCCCTTCTGACTTTATTCAAGGTCAAGTGGTGATGGTCGACGGAAGCTCTCCTACGGCGCGAAACCGTGCTATAGAAGCGGTAAATGATGCCGCGCAGCGCATAGCCGAGCAAAATCAACATAATGGCCAAAGCTTTATCAAACACTCGCTTATTTTTACTGAAGGCAATACCTCTGCAACTTTCTTGCTAGAGCTCGTTAAGTCTGAAGATAGGGTGTTGGACGCCTATGAAATAGAAAAACTATGGCGAGATGAAATTGGTGAAATTCCTGGTACTCGGGAGATTCGTTTCTTCGCCGGTACTAATGTTGGCGGTGGTGCCGCGTTAGAGTTTCAGTTAAACGGAAAGAATGATGATGAATTAGAAGCGGCGGCAGCTGACATAGAATCACAACTATCTTCTTATGATGGTGTCTATGATATTAGGAATTCTTTTAGCCGTGGTAATCAGGAAATTAAGTTAAACATCAAGCCAGAGGCTGAAGTGCTTGGGCTGACATTGTCTAGTTTAGCGCGTCAAGTTAGACAGGCATTTTATGGCGATGAGGCTCAACGTATTCAGCGTGGCCGTGATGAATTAAAAGTGATGGTGCGCTATCCAAAAGACAGACGCTTATCTGTAACTGATTTAGAAGATATGTGGATTCGCACACCAACAGGCGATTTAGTGCCATTCTACCAAGTAGCGGATATTGAAATAGGGCAAGGCTATTCAACCATTCGCCGCGTAAATCAAAAACGCTCGATAACTATTTCAGCTGATATCGATTCAGAAAAAGTAGAGTCACGTATCGTCATAGGTGAGATGAACGGCCGTTACATTCCTGAAATTTTGTCTAACTACCCTTCAGTAAGCTATGGCGTTGAAGGTGCTAGTAAAGAACAAGCCGACTTCTTACGGCAACTTGGTTTTGCGGCATTAGGTGCGCTGTTTCTAATTTATGGCCTAATCGCTATACCGACGAAATCATACGCTCAACCATTGGTTATTATGTCTGTTATACCTTTTGGTATTATTGGCGCGATAATCGGCCATTTCATTATGGGTAAAACGGTTAATATGATGTCGCTATATGGGTTTATTGCCTTGACAGGTGTCGTCGTCAACGACAGTTTGATCTTGGTCGACTTCATTAATAAAGCAAAAGATTCGGGCCAGCGAATGATAGACGTAGTATGTGAAGCTGGAACAATGCGCTTTAGAGCTATATTGTTAACCTCGCTAACCACTTTCTTTGGTATACTTCCGCTTTATTTCGAAACAAGTCTACAAGCCCAGTTCATTATTCCTATGGCAATATCACTAGGTTTCGGTATTATGTTTGCTACCGTTATCACGCTGTTTTTAATACCGTCTCTTTATATGATTAAAGAAGATATTGCGAACTTATTTAGACGCAGAAAACAAAATAAAAACACTCAATACGATCAGGATTTAATTGCTTAA
- a CDS encoding efflux RND transporter periplasmic adaptor subunit: MPTIDSRKTKKRTMIPLRYVLTPILIILLAFFALFVLMGMKPKPMQKPTVIKAPLVEVMAMDRQDVTFTIKSQGSVSPRTETNLVAEVAGVVTMVSDKFKVGGYFKKGELLLAIDDINYKVAHIQAKARLNSAKAALTEEEARAQQARDEWRLSGKPEEEAPVLALRIPQLQRAKADVQAAEADLQAAEVKLARTKILAPYDAMIKMKNVDIGQYVSTGTKLAETFAVDYAEIRLPIKQRDAQYINLPRIHQSDKYVSNVDLFYDLSGTTYQWRSKLSRYEGVVDNNSRVHYVVALIDDPYAIEDVTQHDEIRIGTFVNATIYGKTLDGVITIPRSAVYGANKVFLLDDSYKLSEFTVDVVRADDVNLYTTQDFPSGYRLVTTKLETPVPGMTLRVKGETDSTPVDQENSEQDTEEGIAAVSAEEG; this comes from the coding sequence ATGCCAACAATTGATTCCCGTAAAACCAAAAAGCGTACCATGATCCCTTTAAGGTATGTACTGACGCCTATTCTCATTATTCTTTTGGCATTTTTTGCACTCTTCGTGCTGATGGGCATGAAACCTAAACCAATGCAAAAGCCTACGGTGATTAAAGCGCCTTTAGTTGAAGTTATGGCAATGGATAGGCAGGACGTTACGTTTACCATTAAATCTCAAGGTTCGGTATCGCCGCGTACGGAAACCAATTTAGTGGCAGAAGTTGCTGGCGTGGTAACTATGGTGTCAGACAAGTTTAAAGTGGGCGGCTATTTTAAGAAAGGCGAGCTGTTACTAGCAATTGACGATATTAATTACAAAGTGGCGCATATTCAGGCGAAAGCGAGGCTTAATTCTGCTAAAGCGGCACTAACGGAAGAAGAAGCAAGGGCGCAACAAGCAAGAGATGAATGGCGTTTGTCTGGTAAGCCAGAAGAAGAAGCGCCCGTTTTAGCGTTGCGTATTCCACAATTGCAGCGAGCAAAAGCTGACGTACAAGCTGCTGAGGCAGATTTACAGGCGGCTGAGGTGAAGCTTGCTCGCACCAAAATATTAGCGCCTTATGACGCCATGATAAAAATGAAAAATGTTGATATCGGTCAGTATGTATCAACAGGTACAAAGTTAGCTGAAACCTTTGCTGTCGATTACGCAGAGATTCGATTACCAATTAAACAGCGTGATGCCCAATACATTAATTTACCGCGCATTCATCAATCCGATAAGTACGTGTCTAATGTCGATTTGTTTTATGACCTATCGGGTACAACTTATCAGTGGCGCTCAAAGTTATCTCGCTACGAAGGGGTGGTAGATAACAATTCACGCGTTCATTACGTCGTTGCTCTTATCGATGATCCATATGCCATTGAAGATGTAACGCAACATGATGAAATTCGCATAGGAACCTTCGTCAACGCAACCATTTACGGCAAAACTTTGGATGGCGTTATTACCATCCCTCGCAGCGCTGTGTATGGCGCGAATAAAGTCTTTTTACTTGATGATAGTTATAAATTAAGTGAATTTACGGTAGATGTTGTTAGAGCTGATGACGTGAATTTATACACAACCCAAGACTTTCCATCGGGATATCGTTTAGTTACAACCAAACTAGAAACACCCGTTCCAGGCATGACATTGCGCGTTAAAGGTGAAACCGATTCTACGCCAGTAGATCAAGAAAACTCCGAGCAGGATACAGAAGAAGGCATCGCTGCCGTTAGTGCAGAGGAAGGCTAG
- a CDS encoding YacL family protein: MEYEFINDSVTGKNRAKFSFEHELIGRWLESEIENDSEKLSEVLTAIDNKNGQEKLIEGKEYSVVVEQDDVQVFANVQTNNNVNLPEELAYDTLSFEQFQKVECDPEEFRKMLVAWSKLAK, encoded by the coding sequence ATGGAATACGAGTTTATAAATGATTCTGTAACCGGCAAAAATAGAGCCAAATTTTCGTTTGAGCACGAGCTCATTGGCCGCTGGTTGGAATCTGAAATTGAGAATGATAGCGAAAAGCTGTCCGAGGTGCTTACGGCTATTGATAATAAAAACGGTCAAGAAAAGTTGATCGAAGGCAAAGAATATTCCGTAGTAGTCGAGCAAGATGACGTGCAGGTGTTTGCTAACGTGCAGACGAATAACAACGTCAACTTACCGGAAGAGCTAGCATACGATACCTTGTCCTTTGAACAGTTTCAAAAAGTAGAATGTGATCCTGAGGAATTTAGAAAGATGCTAGTAGCGTGGTCAAAATTGGCGAAATAG
- a CDS encoding colicin E5-related ribonuclease, with amino-acid sequence MQARYYDPVIGRFYSNDPVDTVSHLFTPNGIQGFNRYAYANNNPYKYIDPDGKTAHIAYRGGLMIGNAINAGVRAVAGRTLSRMIADVAWDIMHNESSDSGVEIDDKVRDQLGDRGWTEEEINDLVDSTELTGQSTDNRGADKTEDGKGRNDPASVYGSKNGGHVVVNDNTNEVTHVSDKNDPNWIPDSRIEWKEDNR; translated from the coding sequence ATGCAGGCACGATACTATGATCCAGTCATAGGTCGTTTCTACTCGAATGATCCTGTTGATACTGTTAGCCATTTATTTACTCCTAATGGTATTCAGGGGTTTAACCGCTATGCCTATGCGAACAATAACCCATATAAATATATAGACCCAGATGGAAAAACTGCTCATATTGCTTATCGAGGCGGTTTGATGATCGGAAATGCAATTAACGCTGGTGTCCGAGCCGTAGCTGGGCGAACGTTGTCCAGAATGATTGCAGATGTAGCTTGGGATATAATGCACAATGAATCATCTGATAGTGGCGTTGAGATAGATGATAAAGTTAGAGATCAGCTAGGTGATAGAGGTTGGACGGAAGAAGAAATCAATGATTTGGTCGATAGCACGGAACTGACAGGTCAATCAACTGATAATAGAGGGGCTGATAAAACAGAAGACGGAAAAGGGAGAAATGATCCCGCATCAGTGTATGGTTCTAAAAATGGCGGTCATGTAGTAGTGAATGACAATACAAATGAAGTTACTCATGTAAGTGATAAAAATGATCCTAATTGGATACCTGATAGTCGAATTGAATGGAAAGAGGATAATAGGTAA
- the acnB gene encoding bifunctional aconitate hydratase 2/2-methylisocitrate dehydratase translates to MLQEYRKHVEERAAEGVVPKPLDATQVAALVELIKNPPAGEEEFILDLLVNRVPPGVDDAAYVKAGFLAAVAKGEASSSILSAERATELLGTMLGGYNIEPMIQLLDDAALANTAADGLKKTLLMFDAFYDVKEKADAGNAAAKEVMQSWADAEWFTSRDKVAEKITVKVFKVTGETNTDDLSPAPDAWSRPDIPVHAKAMLKMEREGINPDEPGTVGPIKQIEALQEDGIPLAYVGDVVGTGSSRKSATNSVLWFMGDDIPYVPNKRTGGVCLGGKIAPIFYNTMEDSGALPIELDVQQMNMGDVIDIYPYEGVVKKGDDVISTFELSPVLLDEVRAGGRIPLIIGRGLTGRAREALGLAETDLFAKPVDPEASNKGFTLAQKMVGKACGVEGVRAGQYCEPKMTTVGSQDTTGPMTRDELKDLACLGFSADLTMQSFCHTSAYPKPVDVQTHHTLPDFIMNRGGVSLRPGDGVIHSWLNRMLLPDTVGTGGDSHTRFPLGISFPAGSGLVAFAAATGVMPLDMPESVLVRFKGEMQEGITLRDLVHAIPYYGIKQGLLTVEKAGKINEFSGRVLEIEGLENLTVEQAFELSDASAERSAAGCTIKLSEDSVKEYLESNIVMLKWMIAEGYGDVRTIERRIVAMQEWLANPSLMEADADAEYAHVIEIDLAEINEPIVCCPNDPDDAKLLSDVAGDSVDEVFIGSCMTNIGHFRAAGKLLENFGGVLKTRMWVAPPTKMDRDQLTAEGYYSTYGKAGVRIETPGCSLCMGNQARVADKATVLSTSTRNFPNRLGTGANVYLTSAELAAVGAIVGRIPTVAEYMEYAKLIDAQAADTFRYLNFHKMEEYTKKADNVIVQAAV, encoded by the coding sequence GTGCTCCAAGAATATCGTAAACACGTCGAAGAACGTGCGGCTGAAGGCGTAGTACCTAAGCCGTTAGATGCAACTCAAGTTGCAGCATTAGTAGAATTAATTAAAAACCCACCTGCAGGCGAAGAAGAGTTTATTCTTGATTTGCTTGTAAATCGCGTACCTCCGGGTGTAGATGACGCCGCTTATGTTAAAGCTGGTTTTTTAGCTGCTGTTGCTAAAGGCGAAGCGAGCTCTTCTATCCTGAGTGCAGAGCGTGCAACTGAATTACTAGGCACCATGTTAGGTGGTTACAACATCGAACCTATGATCCAGTTGTTGGACGACGCAGCATTAGCAAATACTGCGGCTGATGGTTTGAAAAAAACCTTGCTTATGTTCGACGCGTTTTATGACGTTAAAGAAAAAGCAGACGCTGGCAATGCGGCAGCCAAAGAAGTGATGCAATCATGGGCAGATGCTGAATGGTTCACGTCACGCGATAAAGTAGCTGAAAAAATTACCGTTAAAGTATTCAAGGTTACTGGCGAAACAAATACTGATGATTTGTCACCGGCACCAGATGCATGGTCACGCCCAGATATCCCTGTACATGCTAAAGCTATGCTAAAAATGGAACGTGAAGGTATTAACCCTGACGAGCCAGGTACTGTTGGTCCAATCAAGCAAATTGAAGCGCTTCAAGAAGACGGTATCCCGTTAGCTTATGTAGGTGACGTTGTTGGTACAGGTTCTTCTCGTAAATCTGCTACAAACTCTGTGCTTTGGTTCATGGGCGACGATATTCCTTACGTACCAAACAAGCGCACAGGTGGCGTATGTTTAGGTGGTAAAATTGCGCCAATCTTCTACAACACAATGGAAGATTCAGGTGCCCTACCAATTGAATTAGATGTACAACAAATGAACATGGGTGATGTGATTGATATCTACCCATACGAAGGTGTTGTGAAAAAAGGTGACGACGTTATTTCAACGTTTGAACTAAGTCCAGTATTATTAGATGAAGTGCGTGCTGGTGGTCGTATCCCATTAATTATCGGCCGTGGTTTAACCGGTCGTGCACGTGAAGCATTAGGTTTAGCTGAAACTGATCTTTTCGCTAAGCCAGTTGATCCAGAAGCATCAAACAAAGGCTTTACGCTAGCGCAGAAGATGGTAGGTAAGGCATGTGGTGTTGAAGGTGTTCGCGCTGGTCAATACTGTGAGCCTAAAATGACTACTGTAGGTTCACAAGATACTACCGGCCCTATGACACGTGATGAGCTTAAAGACTTAGCATGTTTAGGTTTCTCTGCAGACTTAACAATGCAATCTTTCTGTCATACGTCGGCATACCCTAAGCCAGTTGATGTGCAAACACATCACACATTACCTGATTTCATCATGAACCGTGGCGGTGTTTCTCTGCGCCCAGGTGACGGTGTTATTCACTCTTGGTTAAACCGTATGTTATTGCCTGACACAGTTGGTACAGGTGGTGACTCTCATACGCGTTTCCCTCTAGGTATTTCATTCCCAGCGGGTTCTGGTCTTGTAGCATTTGCTGCTGCAACAGGTGTTATGCCACTAGATATGCCTGAATCAGTACTTGTTCGCTTTAAAGGTGAGATGCAAGAAGGTATTACATTGCGTGACTTAGTACATGCAATTCCTTACTACGGTATCAAGCAAGGTCTATTGACTGTAGAGAAAGCCGGTAAGATCAATGAATTCTCTGGTCGCGTACTAGAGATTGAAGGTTTAGAAAACTTAACTGTTGAGCAAGCGTTCGAATTATCTGACGCGTCTGCTGAACGTAGTGCTGCTGGTTGTACAATCAAGCTTTCTGAAGATTCTGTTAAAGAATACTTAGAATCTAACATTGTTATGCTTAAGTGGATGATCGCTGAAGGCTACGGTGATGTCCGTACTATCGAGCGCCGCATTGTTGCAATGCAAGAATGGCTTGCTAACCCAAGCTTAATGGAAGCTGATGCTGATGCAGAATATGCACATGTTATCGAAATCGATCTTGCTGAAATCAACGAGCCAATCGTATGTTGTCCAAATGACCCTGACGACGCAAAACTATTGTCAGACGTTGCTGGCGATTCAGTTGATGAAGTATTCATCGGTTCATGTATGACTAACATTGGTCACTTCCGTGCAGCAGGTAAATTACTTGAAAACTTTGGCGGTGTTTTGAAAACACGTATGTGGGTTGCGCCTCCAACGAAAATGGATCGCGATCAATTAACCGCTGAAGGGTACTACTCTACATATGGTAAAGCTGGTGTTCGTATTGAAACGCCAGGTTGTTCATTATGTATGGGTAACCAAGCACGTGTTGCTGATAAAGCGACTGTACTTTCAACGTCAACGCGTAACTTCCCTAACCGTTTAGGTACGGGTGCTAATGTTTACTTAACATCAGCAGAACTTGCAGCGGTAGGTGCAATTGTTGGACGTATTCCAACGGTAGCAGAATATATGGAATATGCGAAGTTGATTGATGCACAAGCTGCTGACACCTTCCGTTACTTAAACTTCCACAAAATGGAAGAGTATACGAAGAAAGCAGACAACGTGATCGTTCAAGCGGCTGTGTAA
- a CDS encoding tetratricopeptide repeat-containing diguanylate cyclase, translated as MAQMEPDFILSQDEINRSPLISYRATLAYEKNLPTYSNTVQLMWWLQKADIERLLYYDDLIPVSLDYANGLVDEYAPLSSVAKIDYLNATVALRQGNYQLALGFFQAAIEKAQRIGDNALFIRAKGDYSYTLSQTDAYSNSITHLKEAYLIAFANNDLGLIAELYEIYGSIYSYIEDNEKAEEYYLKALERYEKLGYQVQRADALYGLATIYRDWGKPQRAIDKYNLYLEQVQVFENPRQDFFGYYGLGTTHQIVGDCTAALKVIQQALNYPGAGDFKAELYKSRALCLVKQGNYQQAKDAHKNATVLIEKYPELIGTTWHISLFYIEAQIANGEGNHERAYTLMHRYHQQHKQLIEKRNSEKLSQQRMSLEASLRQQEKSLMPSVEEINALNAARQQDNKSLRYSVYVLATILFAILLIAFVMQLRANRKMRKLSITDELSGLFNRRYTFEYLRSLLDEPENEKHNFAIAMFDIDNFKQLNDAFGHPFGDYVIRQIAKIAQSQLRKGDVFGRIGGEEFMCVLPRTDKKQALFITERILEKIRTQKFVAKNKEHMPIKVTMSAGIASINATNRQNNGLYLQADQALYEAKKAGKDCIVCAQDKTDET; from the coding sequence ATGGCGCAGATGGAACCCGATTTTATTTTATCGCAAGATGAAATTAATCGTTCGCCATTAATAAGCTATCGAGCAACGCTAGCCTATGAGAAAAACCTTCCAACTTATTCCAACACAGTGCAACTCATGTGGTGGTTGCAAAAGGCAGATATTGAACGTCTGCTATATTACGACGATTTAATACCTGTCTCGCTTGATTATGCTAATGGCCTTGTCGATGAATATGCGCCTTTGTCCTCGGTCGCAAAAATAGACTACTTAAATGCAACCGTAGCGCTACGACAAGGAAACTACCAATTAGCCTTAGGCTTTTTTCAAGCTGCTATCGAAAAGGCACAGCGCATCGGGGATAACGCCCTGTTTATTCGAGCAAAGGGCGACTATAGCTACACTTTGAGCCAAACCGATGCTTATTCAAATTCGATTACCCATCTAAAAGAAGCTTATCTAATTGCATTTGCTAATAATGATTTGGGTTTAATTGCAGAGTTGTATGAAATATATGGTTCGATATATAGCTACATTGAAGACAATGAGAAAGCCGAAGAATATTACCTAAAAGCGCTCGAGCGATATGAAAAGCTTGGCTATCAAGTTCAGCGAGCCGATGCTTTGTACGGCCTAGCCACGATTTACAGAGATTGGGGAAAACCGCAGCGAGCAATAGATAAGTACAATCTGTATTTAGAGCAAGTTCAGGTTTTTGAAAATCCAAGACAAGACTTTTTTGGCTATTACGGCTTAGGTACGACCCATCAGATAGTTGGCGATTGTACCGCCGCACTGAAAGTCATTCAGCAAGCGCTAAACTACCCTGGAGCAGGTGACTTTAAAGCGGAATTGTATAAAAGCAGGGCACTGTGTTTAGTGAAGCAGGGGAATTATCAACAGGCAAAAGATGCTCATAAAAATGCCACAGTATTAATTGAAAAATATCCTGAATTAATAGGTACTACGTGGCATATTTCGCTGTTTTATATCGAAGCGCAAATTGCCAATGGCGAAGGTAACCACGAGCGCGCTTATACGCTCATGCACCGTTACCATCAACAGCACAAACAACTCATTGAAAAGCGAAATAGTGAAAAGTTGAGTCAACAACGCATGAGCTTAGAAGCGTCGCTTAGGCAGCAAGAAAAATCATTGATGCCATCAGTTGAAGAAATTAATGCTTTAAATGCAGCGCGGCAGCAAGACAATAAGTCGTTGCGTTACAGTGTCTACGTGTTAGCAACTATATTGTTCGCTATTTTATTGATTGCTTTTGTTATGCAACTGCGTGCCAACAGAAAAATGCGTAAGTTATCCATTACCGACGAGTTAAGCGGCCTGTTTAATCGCCGTTATACCTTTGAGTATTTACGTTCGTTGTTAGACGAGCCTGAAAATGAAAAGCATAACTTTGCCATTGCAATGTTTGATATTGATAACTTTAAGCAACTTAATGATGCATTCGGGCATCCCTTTGGCGATTACGTAATTAGACAAATAGCAAAAATAGCGCAGTCTCAACTTCGAAAGGGCGATGTGTTTGGACGCATCGGTGGTGAAGAGTTTATGTGTGTATTGCCACGTACCGATAAGAAGCAAGCATTGTTTATCACCGAACGTATTTTAGAAAAAATACGAACTCAAAAGTTTGTTGCTAAAAATAAAGAACACATGCCGATAAAAGTTACCATGAGTGCAGGTATTGCTAGTATCAATGCAACTAATCGCCAAAATAACGGTCTTTATTTACAAGCGGACCAAGCTTTGTATGAAGCCAAAAAAGCGGGTAAAGATTGTATTGTTTGCGCGCAGGATAAAACAGATGAAACTTAA
- a CDS encoding cytochrome b562, with the protein MKKLTLLLSALLLSTSALASHPQCGKTDLAEVMDEMKDSMKAYKQAFKASDEAKMAAVVEQLLQQIDKAETLVPLQISDQATLTAEQQAQFEKYQKGMAYLEKSVLTLKDAKTADERKAALNAIGKSSKKGHKAFKMKCDD; encoded by the coding sequence ATGAAAAAATTAACACTTTTACTTTCTGCTTTATTACTAAGCACGTCTGCATTAGCAAGTCACCCACAATGCGGTAAAACTGACCTTGCCGAAGTAATGGATGAAATGAAAGACAGCATGAAGGCTTATAAACAAGCATTTAAAGCAAGTGACGAAGCTAAAATGGCTGCAGTTGTAGAGCAACTTTTACAACAAATTGATAAAGCAGAAACGCTTGTTCCTCTTCAGATCAGCGACCAAGCAACGTTAACTGCTGAGCAACAAGCTCAATTTGAAAAATACCAAAAAGGCATGGCATATCTTGAAAAGTCAGTGCTAACGCTTAAAGACGCTAAAACTGCCGACGAACGCAAAGCAGCATTAAATGCTATCGGCAAATCAAGCAAGAAAGGGCACAAAGCATTCAAAATGAAGTGTGACGACTAA
- a CDS encoding cytochrome b/b6 domain-containing protein — translation MKSYKVWDSYTRLYHAAQIVLFGLLWYSGDEGDFDNHFLYGYALIALWFSRLCWGFMGSESARFSHFLRSPLTLIKSPQLLRKQHASHNPLSGYMVIALLIALATQFTSGLFISDDVLYDGPLYDMVSESTAETMKSIHYQTFDILLILISIHILFALVHLFKKDNLIWGIVSGNKKLEQAPNLFFKPSIIGIVIWLAIFTSLYLMWAE, via the coding sequence ATGAAAAGCTACAAAGTCTGGGACAGCTACACCCGCCTATACCATGCCGCTCAAATTGTGTTATTTGGACTGCTTTGGTACAGCGGGGACGAAGGCGATTTTGATAACCACTTTTTATATGGTTACGCGCTAATAGCGCTTTGGTTTAGCAGACTTTGTTGGGGCTTTATGGGTAGTGAGAGTGCAAGATTTTCCCATTTTTTGCGCTCTCCACTAACCCTTATCAAGTCACCTCAGTTGCTGAGAAAGCAACATGCTAGTCATAACCCTCTGTCGGGTTATATGGTTATCGCCTTGTTAATTGCACTCGCAACGCAATTCACTTCAGGGTTGTTTATTTCTGACGATGTGCTTTACGACGGTCCACTATATGACATGGTTAGTGAGTCGACGGCAGAAACAATGAAATCTATCCACTATCAAACCTTTGATATTTTGCTGATATTAATTTCAATCCACATATTGTTTGCCCTTGTCCATTTGTTTAAGAAAGATAACCTTATTTGGGGCATTGTTTCAGGCAATAAAAAACTAGAACAAGCGCCTAATTTGTTTTTTAAGCCCAGCATCATCGGCATAGTAATCTGGTTGGCGATCTTCACCTCCCTCTACCTTATGTGGGCAGAGTAA